The proteins below come from a single Candidatus Delongbacteria bacterium genomic window:
- the rlmB gene encoding 23S rRNA (guanosine(2251)-2'-O)-methyltransferase RlmB yields MNDETKIVRESIWITGRNPVLEALQAGLRAEELLLRKGLAGAQPEKARRMAQVRHIPVRELDEGGMDRLLKSPEHRGMALRLELPSPLSWDEFLSRHQESGGQLDQLCLVLLDGVQDPHNLGAILRTAHSAGVHAVILPERGVAPLSAAVFRVSAGALAWQTLVRVPDAAWFLDRLAPLGFNRIGLDSHAGPFLNQTPASLPVCLVLGGEGRGLAHRVQERLDSLVRIPMRGRVDSLNVSVAAGIVIYHFMAETEAIGEEGPHV; encoded by the coding sequence ATGAACGACGAGACGAAAATTGTCCGGGAAAGCATCTGGATCACGGGGCGCAATCCTGTGCTGGAAGCATTGCAGGCCGGACTGCGAGCCGAGGAACTGCTGTTGCGCAAGGGTCTGGCCGGCGCTCAACCCGAGAAGGCCCGCCGGATGGCCCAGGTGCGCCACATTCCGGTGCGCGAACTGGACGAAGGCGGCATGGACCGCCTGCTGAAAAGTCCCGAGCATCGCGGCATGGCGCTGCGCCTCGAGCTTCCCAGCCCGCTGAGCTGGGATGAATTCCTTTCCCGTCATCAGGAATCCGGCGGACAGCTGGACCAGCTCTGCCTGGTGCTGCTCGATGGAGTGCAGGATCCCCACAATCTGGGCGCGATCCTGCGCACGGCGCACTCGGCGGGCGTACACGCGGTGATTCTTCCCGAACGCGGAGTGGCGCCACTGAGCGCGGCCGTCTTCCGGGTCTCCGCCGGTGCCCTGGCCTGGCAGACTCTGGTGCGCGTGCCCGATGCGGCCTGGTTCCTGGATCGTCTGGCGCCTCTGGGGTTCAACCGGATCGGACTGGACAGCCACGCCGGCCCCTTTCTGAATCAGACACCGGCCAGCTTGCCGGTCTGTCTGGTCCTGGGCGGAGAAGGTCGCGGCCTGGCCCATCGGGTGCAGGAGAGACTGGACAGCCTGGTCCGGATTCCCATGCGAGGCCGTGTGGACAGCCTGAACGTGTCGGTGGCGGCGGGCATCGTGATCTATCATTTCATGGCTGAAACGGAAGCCATCGGGGAGGAGGGGCCCCATGTCTGA
- a CDS encoding FecR domain-containing protein, giving the protein MSRLSALTALLLFVLLGLGVLPSALAAPDEAVFGRLSWSVGDVYYREKGQSDWTPVQANMPLSRNFELRTGKESRAELEVLESVQRLNEMTEISLAELDTSEDGLLEGVLQLIEGSVYTVWKNLSGAGVRVRSSNAVMAIRGTTFRAEAGQSSDLSVWVYEGQVDVNGDPGSAVPPPVMAPRASNGPPKSKGGPKSVAGPKSVSLKEWIQIREGMQLVVHPDGRATLQTIDRVKDRESEWVRWNEERDLTLPRD; this is encoded by the coding sequence ATGTCCAGGCTGTCCGCTCTGACCGCCCTGCTGCTGTTCGTCCTGCTGGGACTGGGTGTCCTGCCCTCGGCCCTGGCCGCCCCCGATGAGGCGGTCTTCGGACGCCTGAGCTGGTCCGTGGGCGATGTCTACTACCGGGAAAAGGGTCAGAGCGACTGGACTCCGGTGCAGGCCAACATGCCTCTTTCCCGCAACTTCGAACTGCGCACGGGCAAGGAAAGCCGGGCCGAACTTGAAGTGCTGGAAAGTGTCCAGCGCCTGAATGAGATGACCGAAATCAGCCTGGCCGAGCTGGACACCTCCGAGGACGGACTCCTGGAGGGTGTGCTGCAGCTGATCGAAGGCAGCGTCTACACGGTCTGGAAGAATCTCAGCGGTGCCGGTGTGCGGGTCCGCAGTTCCAACGCGGTCATGGCGATTCGCGGCACCACCTTCCGTGCCGAAGCCGGCCAGTCCAGCGATCTCTCGGTCTGGGTCTACGAAGGCCAGGTGGACGTCAATGGCGACCCCGGTTCGGCGGTGCCGCCGCCCGTGATGGCTCCCAGGGCCTCCAACGGTCCTCCCAAGTCCAAGGGCGGTCCCAAGTCCGTGGCGGGTCCCAAGTCGGTGAGCCTGAAGGAGTGGATCCAGATCCGCGAAGGCATGCAGCTTGTGGTACACCCCGATGGCCGGGCCACCCTGCAGACCATCGACCGCGTCAAGGACCGGGAATCGGAGTG
- the mazG gene encoding nucleoside triphosphate pyrophosphohydrolase → MSEFASPDGHAARFARLSSEEQAQVTRAAGACARLMTILKLLRAPQGCPWDREQTHESLKPYMLEECHEVMAAIDSGDPRELREELGDLLLHVLFQAEISEENGEFDSADPMDHIAEKLVRRHPHVFGDLELSTSAEVERNWEAIKLREKGHKGQERSVLDGVPRTLPGLLRAQRIQEKMAGVGFDWADASGARAKLQEETGELLEALDQGRLAEARGEFGDFLFSVVNLARFLDIHPEDSLRLTNDKVTRRFQHVERRLRESGLDAASSDLATMDRHWDEAKALERSGGNGDAHDSSAG, encoded by the coding sequence ATGTCTGAGTTCGCCAGTCCGGATGGACACGCCGCACGATTCGCGCGGCTGTCTTCCGAAGAGCAGGCCCAGGTCACCCGCGCGGCCGGGGCCTGTGCCCGCCTGATGACGATTCTCAAGCTGCTGCGTGCCCCGCAGGGCTGCCCGTGGGACCGGGAGCAGACCCACGAGAGCCTGAAGCCCTACATGCTGGAAGAGTGCCACGAGGTGATGGCGGCCATTGATTCGGGAGACCCGCGGGAACTTCGCGAGGAACTGGGCGACCTGCTGCTGCATGTGCTCTTCCAGGCCGAGATCTCGGAAGAGAATGGGGAGTTCGACAGCGCGGATCCCATGGATCACATCGCTGAAAAGCTGGTCCGCCGGCACCCCCATGTCTTCGGGGATCTTGAGCTGAGCACCAGTGCCGAGGTCGAACGCAACTGGGAGGCGATCAAGTTGCGCGAGAAGGGGCACAAAGGCCAGGAGCGCTCGGTCCTCGATGGGGTGCCGCGCACCCTGCCCGGCTTGCTGCGCGCGCAGCGCATCCAGGAAAAGATGGCGGGCGTGGGCTTCGACTGGGCCGATGCCTCCGGGGCGCGAGCCAAGCTCCAGGAGGAAACGGGCGAGTTGCTGGAAGCCCTGGACCAGGGACGGCTGGCCGAGGCCCGTGGGGAATTCGGGGACTTTCTCTTTTCCGTGGTCAATCTGGCGCGCTTTCTGGACATCCACCCTGAAGATTCCCTGCGTCTGACCAACGACAAGGTCACACGGCGCTTCCAGCATGTGGAGCGCCGTCTGCGCGAGAGCGGCCTGGATGCCGCCTCGAGCGACCTGGCCACCATGGATCGTCACTGGGACGAGGCGAAGGCACTGGAACGTTCAGGTGGCAATGGAGACGCACACGACTCGTCGGCAGGCTGA
- a CDS encoding HU family DNA-binding protein, translating into MAEAKGPFNKGDLIDFVAKKTELTKTDAKNAVEAVLEGIKKNTKIGVRLVGFGSFDTQKRKARNGFNPRTGEKIKIKASKTVKFRPGKAFKEGV; encoded by the coding sequence ATGGCTGAAGCCAAAGGGCCATTCAACAAGGGTGACCTGATCGACTTTGTTGCCAAGAAGACCGAGCTGACCAAGACCGACGCGAAGAACGCGGTCGAGGCGGTGCTGGAAGGCATCAAGAAGAACACCAAGATCGGTGTACGGTTGGTCGGGTTCGGAAGCTTTGACACCCAGAAGCGCAAAGCCCGCAACGGCTTCAACCCCCGCACGGGCGAGAAGATCAAGATCAAAGCCTCCAAGACGGTCAAGTTCCGTCCCGGCAAGGCTTTCAAGGAAGGTGTCTGA
- the hydF gene encoding [FeFe] hydrogenase H-cluster maturation GTPase HydF encodes MRSTPAGLRLRIGLLGRRNAGKSALLNALAGRECSLVNEQPGTTTDPVIKAMEWRPLGPVQLIDTAGLDDTGELGGERVRRTRQILPRLDLALLLAPAGCWEQPEKDLLEELRRLELPLLVLFSQSDRAQPDPGVLLSLREAGLSCIVCSAHSGEGLDALRLAVTETLLPRRPRGVSLQDLVPPGRLALLVAPIDEEAPAGRLIQPQVQILRQLLDQGSLAMLVRERELRPALAGLSTPPALVITDSQAFLKVAADTPEDVPLTSFSILFAREKGDLRSFVQGAHAIGGLRPGNRVLMAEACAHHPGGEDIARVKLPRWLRTVVGGELEFTHVRGHDFPAQLDGFSLVVHCGACSFGRSELLSRVALCRQQGVPITNFGVAIAWSLGIFPRALAPFPEVADLLPPV; translated from the coding sequence ATGAGGTCCACACCTGCGGGCCTGCGCCTGCGCATCGGACTGCTGGGACGGCGAAACGCGGGCAAGTCGGCCCTGTTGAATGCCCTCGCGGGGCGCGAGTGCTCGCTGGTCAACGAGCAGCCGGGCACCACCACCGATCCCGTGATCAAGGCCATGGAATGGCGACCGCTGGGACCCGTGCAGTTGATTGACACCGCCGGTCTGGACGACACGGGCGAACTGGGCGGCGAACGAGTGCGGCGCACGCGCCAGATACTGCCCCGGCTGGACCTGGCGCTCCTGCTGGCGCCTGCCGGATGCTGGGAGCAGCCCGAGAAGGATCTGCTGGAGGAGCTGCGTCGTCTCGAGCTGCCGCTGCTGGTGCTGTTCAGTCAGTCTGACCGGGCTCAGCCCGATCCTGGCGTGTTGCTAAGCCTTCGAGAAGCGGGCCTGAGCTGCATCGTGTGTTCGGCGCACAGCGGCGAGGGGCTGGATGCGTTGCGCCTGGCAGTGACAGAGACGCTGCTGCCACGGCGCCCCCGGGGTGTCAGCCTGCAGGATCTGGTGCCGCCCGGCAGGCTGGCCCTGCTGGTGGCCCCCATTGATGAAGAAGCTCCCGCCGGGCGCCTGATCCAGCCTCAGGTCCAGATTCTGCGCCAGCTGCTGGACCAGGGCTCGCTGGCGATGCTCGTGCGGGAGCGGGAGCTGCGTCCCGCACTGGCGGGATTGAGCACGCCCCCCGCGCTGGTGATCACCGATTCGCAGGCCTTTCTGAAGGTGGCTGCCGACACGCCCGAGGATGTGCCGCTCACCAGTTTCTCGATCCTGTTCGCCCGGGAAAAGGGTGACCTGCGCTCGTTCGTTCAGGGAGCGCACGCCATCGGGGGGCTGCGCCCGGGCAACCGCGTGCTGATGGCCGAGGCCTGCGCGCACCATCCCGGGGGCGAGGATATCGCCCGGGTGAAACTGCCCCGCTGGTTGCGCACCGTGGTGGGAGGCGAGCTGGAGTTCACCCACGTCCGGGGCCACGACTTTCCGGCGCAGCTGGATGGATTCAGTCTGGTGGTGCATTGCGGAGCCTGCAGTTTCGGCCGCAGCGAACTGCTCTCCCGCGTGGCTCTCTGCCGCCAGCAGGGCGTGCCGATCACCAACTTCGGTGTGGCCATCGCCTGGTCGCTGGGCATCTTTCCCCGCGCGCTGGCCCCATTTCCCGAAGTGGCCGACCTGCTGCCCCCCGTCTGA
- a CDS encoding ferritin family protein codes for MAIKELDFKSIEDVFKYAIMVENRGYEFYTNAAERMTNETAKMFFNEFAEEEREHKRILAELYKSWRREGNWNESLLKEERTPGFDIHDPIIGQAIRKGLASSSFDTTAVDIAIVLEKEASAFYKEAATKVEDAELKKILNWLSTWEDDHYRYMVELNDSLREDYWHDNGFWPF; via the coding sequence ATGGCCATCAAGGAACTGGACTTCAAGTCCATCGAAGACGTCTTCAAGTACGCCATCATGGTCGAGAATCGTGGATACGAATTCTACACCAACGCGGCCGAGCGCATGACCAACGAGACGGCGAAGATGTTCTTCAACGAGTTCGCCGAGGAAGAGCGCGAGCACAAGCGCATTCTGGCGGAACTGTACAAGAGCTGGCGCCGTGAGGGCAACTGGAATGAGAGTCTGCTGAAGGAGGAACGCACTCCCGGATTCGACATTCACGATCCGATCATCGGACAGGCGATCCGCAAGGGTCTGGCCAGTTCCAGTTTCGACACGACGGCCGTGGACATCGCGATCGTGCTCGAGAAGGAGGCCAGCGCGTTCTACAAGGAAGCCGCCACCAAGGTGGAAGACGCGGAGCTCAAGAAAATCCTCAACTGGCTTTCCACCTGGGAAGACGACCACTACCGATACATGGTCGAACTGAATGACAGTCTGCGCGAGGATTACTGGCACGACAATGGATTCTGGCCCTTCTGA
- a CDS encoding aspartate ammonia-lyase (catalyzes the formation of fumarate from aspartate), translated as MKTRTEEDSLGSRQIPAESLLGIHGIRALENFGPSGRALNPALLKAFARVKQACLRVNHRLTPWPDQQISAMEQACEELSAGRHLDQLPLDALQGGAGTSTNLAVCEVLANRALQILGLPAGSYDTIHPSEDFNRHQSTNDTFPTAVRLAALWKLQALEQTLGRLCDSISQCEHRFAGVVRMGRTQFQDAVPLSLGKGIGAWGEALGRDRWRLQNAAERLRVINLGGTAIGTGAGAPREYIFAVAAELNRLTGLGLCRAENLLEATQNVDSFVEVSGLLCACATTLQKVAGDLRVLSARRESGLAELWLPALQEGSSLMPRKINPVIPEAVIQRSLTVQANHQRICGAAALGSLELNPFLPLIADALLESIELLDWSCSALDARVLRGLECDPGACARGLEGSTATLTALIPRLGHDGAMRLGQLWQEQGGSLKQCFLDLPGMSEQDWDDLLGEEAVTRLGWLDAGPEGRRVQ; from the coding sequence ATGAAGACGAGGACCGAAGAGGACAGTCTGGGCAGTCGCCAGATTCCCGCCGAGTCCCTGCTGGGCATTCACGGAATCCGGGCGCTGGAGAACTTCGGCCCCTCCGGGAGAGCCCTGAATCCGGCCCTGCTGAAGGCTTTCGCACGGGTCAAGCAGGCCTGTCTGCGCGTCAACCATCGATTGACACCCTGGCCCGACCAGCAGATTTCCGCGATGGAACAGGCCTGTGAGGAGCTGTCCGCCGGGCGCCACCTGGACCAGCTGCCCCTGGATGCGCTTCAGGGCGGAGCGGGCACCAGCACCAATCTGGCGGTCTGCGAAGTGCTGGCCAATCGGGCCCTCCAGATCCTGGGCCTGCCCGCGGGCAGCTACGACACGATTCATCCGAGCGAGGACTTCAACCGGCACCAGAGCACGAACGACACCTTTCCCACGGCCGTGCGTCTGGCCGCGCTCTGGAAGCTGCAGGCTCTGGAACAGACACTCGGTCGTCTTTGTGACTCAATCAGCCAGTGCGAGCATCGTTTCGCGGGCGTGGTCCGCATGGGGCGTACCCAGTTCCAGGACGCCGTGCCCCTGAGTCTTGGCAAGGGCATCGGCGCGTGGGGCGAAGCGCTGGGCCGGGATCGCTGGCGTCTGCAGAACGCGGCGGAGCGGCTGCGCGTGATCAATCTGGGCGGCACCGCCATCGGCACGGGGGCTGGCGCGCCACGTGAATACATCTTCGCGGTGGCCGCAGAACTGAATCGGCTGACCGGCCTGGGGCTCTGCCGGGCCGAGAACCTGTTGGAGGCGACCCAGAACGTCGACAGTTTCGTCGAGGTCTCCGGTCTGCTCTGTGCGTGTGCCACCACCCTGCAGAAAGTCGCCGGCGACCTGCGTGTGCTCTCGGCACGCCGGGAATCCGGTCTGGCCGAGCTCTGGCTTCCCGCGTTGCAGGAAGGCTCGTCGTTGATGCCGCGCAAGATCAACCCGGTGATTCCCGAGGCCGTGATCCAGCGCAGTCTGACCGTGCAGGCCAACCACCAGCGGATCTGCGGAGCCGCCGCCCTGGGATCCCTGGAACTGAATCCCTTTCTGCCCCTGATTGCCGACGCACTGCTGGAAAGCATTGAGCTGCTGGACTGGTCGTGCTCCGCGCTGGACGCACGCGTGCTGCGCGGGCTGGAATGTGATCCGGGTGCCTGTGCCCGGGGGCTGGAAGGCTCCACGGCGACACTCACGGCCCTGATTCCCCGGTTGGGACACGACGGCGCCATGCGTCTGGGGCAGCTCTGGCAGGAACAGGGTGGCAGTCTGAAGCAGTGTTTCCTGGACCTGCCCGGGATGAGCGAACAGGATTGGGACGACCTGCTGGGCGAGGAAGCCGTCACCCGGCTGGGATGGCTGGACGCCGGGCCAGAGGGGAGGAGAGTCCAATGA
- the acnA gene encoding aconitate hydratase AcnA yields the protein MQKLNTLGARDTFETGSGPAYIYRLDALERAGMGQVSRLPYSIRILLESVLRNCDGYVIREEDVRRLAGWNPARPEAAEIPYRPARVILQDFTGVPCVVDLAAMRSAMQRMGGDPNRINPIVPVDLVIDHSIQVDHFGNAGALAANTTIEFERNLERYSFLRWGQQAFANFQVVPPAVGIVHQVNLEYLAKGVLERPESGGTVIFPDSCVGTDSHTTMINGLGIAGWGVGGIEAEAVMLGQPIYMLIPEVVGFRFTGIPREGVTATDITLWAVQMLRRKGVVGKFVEYFGDGLDHLSLPDRATLANMAPEYGATMGFFPMDAGTLRYLRQSGREEKLVQCVERYMKEQNLFRMEGSIDPVYTDTLELDLSSVEPSLAGPKRPQDRVSLHHVAQEFRKSLSAPAGTQGFGLDGARLEARAAVSGGKDLTHGDVVLAAITSCTNTSNPGVLLAAGLLAKKAVEAGLKVSSHVKTSLAPGSRVVTDYLGKTGLLPYLEKLGFNVVGYGCTTCIGNSGPLPDAIESALAGSDVVVAGVLSGNRNFEGRIHARIKANYLASPPLVVAYALAGSVSLDLATEPLGIGSDGRGVFLKDIWPSNKEIDELLGQAMDPETYRRIYSGVGASNADWNAIPVSGGDLYDWNPDSTYIQEPDFFDMPRETSPIGSIENARTLAWLGDSVTTDHISPAGAIPEEMPAGRFLKAAGVTKKDFNSFGARRGNDRVMTRGTFGNIRLRNLLAPGTEGGWTRHFPDGEVIPIYDASLKYKESGTPLVIFAGKEYGTGSSRDWAAKGTFLLGVRAVIAESFERIHRSNLVGMGVLPLQFLDGQSMASLGFDGTEIFTIPLTDQLKAGQKVTVKWVCAEGKGSGEFETLCRIDTPVEVDYYRNGGILQTVLRNFLAE from the coding sequence ATGCAGAAATTGAACACCCTTGGCGCCCGGGACACCTTCGAAACTGGCTCCGGCCCTGCCTACATCTACCGACTGGACGCCCTCGAGCGTGCCGGCATGGGCCAGGTCAGCCGCCTGCCCTACTCCATCCGCATCCTGCTGGAAAGCGTGCTGCGCAACTGCGATGGCTACGTGATCCGCGAGGAGGACGTGCGGCGTCTGGCCGGCTGGAATCCCGCCCGGCCCGAGGCGGCCGAGATTCCCTACCGCCCGGCCCGTGTGATCCTGCAGGACTTCACCGGCGTGCCCTGCGTGGTCGACCTGGCCGCCATGCGCAGCGCCATGCAGCGCATGGGCGGCGATCCGAATCGCATCAACCCGATCGTGCCCGTGGACCTGGTGATTGACCACAGCATCCAGGTCGATCACTTCGGCAACGCGGGCGCCCTGGCCGCCAACACGACCATCGAGTTCGAACGCAATCTCGAACGCTACAGCTTTCTGCGCTGGGGCCAGCAGGCCTTCGCCAACTTCCAGGTCGTGCCGCCCGCCGTGGGCATCGTACACCAGGTGAACCTCGAGTATCTGGCCAAGGGCGTGCTCGAGCGCCCCGAGAGCGGCGGCACGGTGATCTTCCCCGACAGTTGCGTGGGCACCGACAGTCACACGACCATGATCAATGGTCTGGGCATCGCGGGCTGGGGCGTGGGTGGCATCGAAGCCGAAGCGGTGATGCTGGGGCAGCCGATCTACATGCTGATCCCCGAAGTGGTGGGCTTCCGCTTCACGGGCATCCCGCGCGAAGGTGTCACGGCCACGGACATCACCCTCTGGGCCGTCCAGATGCTGCGGCGCAAAGGTGTGGTCGGCAAGTTCGTCGAGTACTTCGGCGACGGTCTGGATCACCTGAGCCTGCCCGACCGCGCCACTCTGGCCAACATGGCCCCCGAATACGGGGCCACCATGGGCTTCTTCCCCATGGATGCCGGCACCCTGCGCTACCTGCGCCAGTCGGGCCGCGAGGAAAAACTGGTGCAGTGTGTCGAACGCTACATGAAGGAGCAGAACCTGTTCCGCATGGAAGGCAGCATCGACCCCGTGTACACCGACACCCTCGAACTGGATCTGTCCAGCGTGGAACCCAGCCTGGCAGGGCCCAAGCGGCCCCAGGACCGGGTCAGCCTGCATCATGTGGCACAGGAGTTCCGCAAGAGTCTCTCGGCACCCGCGGGCACCCAGGGTTTCGGCCTGGACGGTGCGCGCCTGGAAGCCCGGGCCGCCGTGTCCGGCGGCAAGGATCTGACACACGGCGACGTGGTGCTGGCCGCGATCACCAGTTGCACCAACACCTCCAACCCGGGTGTGCTGCTGGCCGCGGGCCTGCTGGCCAAGAAGGCCGTCGAGGCCGGGCTCAAGGTCTCGTCCCATGTCAAGACCAGCCTGGCTCCGGGCAGCCGCGTGGTGACCGACTATCTGGGCAAGACCGGCCTGCTGCCCTACCTGGAAAAGCTGGGATTCAATGTGGTCGGTTATGGCTGTACCACATGCATCGGCAACTCGGGCCCTCTGCCCGACGCCATTGAAAGCGCACTGGCGGGCAGCGATGTGGTGGTGGCCGGCGTGCTCTCGGGCAACCGCAACTTCGAGGGCCGGATCCACGCCCGGATCAAGGCCAACTATCTGGCCAGTCCTCCGCTGGTGGTCGCCTACGCCCTGGCGGGCAGCGTGTCCCTGGATCTGGCAACCGAGCCTCTGGGCATCGGCAGCGATGGGCGCGGAGTGTTTCTCAAGGACATCTGGCCCAGCAACAAGGAAATCGACGAGCTGCTGGGACAGGCGATGGACCCCGAGACCTACCGCCGGATCTACTCGGGCGTGGGCGCATCCAACGCCGACTGGAACGCGATTCCGGTCAGCGGCGGAGACCTGTACGACTGGAACCCGGACTCGACCTACATCCAGGAGCCGGATTTCTTTGACATGCCGCGTGAGACATCCCCGATCGGCTCGATCGAGAATGCGCGCACCCTGGCCTGGCTGGGCGACAGCGTGACCACCGATCACATCAGCCCTGCGGGCGCGATTCCCGAGGAAATGCCCGCCGGTCGTTTCCTCAAGGCCGCCGGTGTCACGAAGAAGGACTTCAACAGCTTTGGCGCTCGCCGCGGCAACGACCGCGTGATGACCCGCGGCACCTTCGGCAACATTCGCCTGCGCAACCTGCTGGCCCCGGGCACCGAAGGCGGTTGGACCAGACACTTCCCCGACGGCGAGGTGATTCCGATCTATGACGCCAGCCTGAAGTACAAGGAGAGCGGCACTCCCCTGGTGATCTTCGCCGGCAAGGAGTACGGCACGGGCAGCAGCCGCGACTGGGCCGCCAAGGGCACCTTCCTGCTTGGGGTGCGCGCCGTGATCGCCGAAAGTTTCGAACGCATCCACCGCAGCAACCTGGTGGGCATGGGCGTGTTGCCCCTGCAGTTCCTCGACGGCCAGAGCATGGCCAGTCTGGGATTCGACGGCACCGAAATCTTCACCATCCCGCTGACCGACCAGCTCAAGGCTGGCCAGAAAGTCACCGTCAAATGGGTCTGTGCCGAAGGCAAGGGCAGTGGAGAGTTCGAGACCCTCTGCCGCATCGATACGCCCGTGGAAGTGGACTACTACCGCAACGGCGGCATCCTCCAGACGGTGCTGCGCAACTTCCTGGCGGAGTGA
- the hydG gene encoding [FeFe] hydrogenase H-cluster radical SAM maturase HydG: MKARVLSKGARDFVDDSRLQALLNQTGEPSPAQFRDVLDRSLALQALEPEETAVLLRTTDPERVEEILAAARQLKHRVYGDRIVLFAPLYVGNRCVNDCSYCGFRRSNTDALRVTLDSADLVKQVQALEQQGHKRLILVFGEHPDYDAGMIARTVREVYAIRNGADQIRRVNINAAPLDAAGFRLVHEAGIGTYQIFQETYHHATYSRVHPPHTLKGDYLWRLDGLNRAFEAGCDDMGIGALFGLYDWRFEVLGLVNHSRELFARYGVGPHTISFPRLQPASHVTQVWPWQVSDHDFKRLVAILRLSVPYAGMILTARETEEIRNELMDFGVSQIDAGTRLELGGYTEAADAENLEREQFALGDHRELDQVIAGLLEQGHIPSFCTACYRVGRTGEQFMEFAIPGFIERFCTPNALLTLCEYLMDHASEPTRQTGLRLIERELDKLPESGQKAVLVERLGRIRSTPERDLYF; encoded by the coding sequence ATGAAAGCGCGTGTGCTGTCCAAAGGTGCCAGAGATTTCGTGGACGATTCCCGTCTTCAGGCACTGCTGAATCAAACGGGGGAGCCGTCGCCCGCGCAGTTCAGAGACGTGCTTGACCGCAGCCTCGCGCTTCAGGCACTGGAGCCGGAAGAGACCGCGGTCCTGCTGCGCACCACCGATCCAGAGCGTGTCGAGGAGATTCTGGCGGCCGCACGCCAATTGAAGCACCGCGTCTACGGTGACCGGATCGTGCTGTTCGCGCCGCTCTACGTCGGCAATCGCTGTGTGAATGACTGCAGTTACTGTGGATTCCGGCGCAGCAACACCGATGCCCTGCGCGTGACTCTGGACTCCGCGGATCTGGTGAAACAGGTCCAGGCTCTCGAACAGCAGGGGCACAAGAGACTGATTCTGGTTTTCGGCGAACACCCCGACTATGATGCTGGAATGATCGCGCGTACGGTTCGCGAGGTCTATGCGATCCGCAACGGTGCCGACCAGATCCGCCGGGTCAACATCAACGCCGCTCCGCTGGACGCTGCCGGCTTCCGTCTGGTGCACGAGGCAGGCATTGGAACCTACCAGATCTTCCAGGAGACCTATCACCACGCGACCTACTCCCGCGTGCACCCGCCGCATACACTCAAGGGCGATTATCTCTGGAGACTGGACGGCCTCAACCGGGCCTTCGAAGCCGGCTGTGACGACATGGGCATCGGCGCGCTGTTCGGACTGTACGACTGGCGCTTCGAAGTGCTGGGACTGGTGAATCACAGCCGCGAGCTCTTCGCCCGCTATGGTGTGGGGCCGCACACCATCAGTTTTCCTCGCCTCCAGCCGGCTTCGCATGTCACCCAGGTCTGGCCATGGCAGGTCAGCGACCATGATTTCAAGCGTCTGGTGGCCATTCTGCGACTGTCCGTGCCCTATGCGGGCATGATCCTGACCGCGCGCGAAACCGAAGAGATCCGCAACGAGCTGATGGATTTCGGTGTCTCACAGATCGACGCGGGCACCCGTCTGGAACTGGGCGGGTACACCGAGGCTGCCGACGCCGAGAATCTGGAGCGCGAACAGTTCGCCCTGGGAGATCATCGCGAACTGGACCAGGTGATTGCCGGTCTGCTGGAGCAGGGACACATCCCCAGTTTCTGCACGGCCTGCTATCGGGTGGGGCGCACGGGCGAGCAGTTCATGGAATTCGCGATTCCCGGCTTCATCGAGCGTTTCTGCACACCCAATGCCTTGCTCACGCTCTGCGAATACCTGATGGATCACGCCAGCGAACCCACGCGGCAAACGGGTCTGCGCCTGATCGAACGGGAACTGGACAAGCTGCCCGAGAGCGGGCAGAAAGCGGTTCTGGTGGAACGTCTTGGGCGGATTCGCAGCACGCCCGAACGCGACCTCTACTTCTGA